TCGCTGAAGTCGGTGTCCATGATCACGTGGAGCTCGTAGTCCGGGTAGGCGGCCTGCACGTCCCGGCAGATCTCCTCGTACACCTGGCGGCGGTCGGGAGCGTCAAAGCTGACGATCACGTCAAAGCGGATAATCTTCTCCGGCTTGTCGATATAGAAGCCGTGCACCTGCAGGATGTGGGGGTGAGCCATGATGATGCCGGTCACTTTTTCCCTGGCTGCCGCCGCCTCGGGGTCCCGGGTGTTGACGGAATAGACGCCGATGGCGGTGAGGAGCACGTTGTGCTTGTGATAGACCTCCATACTCACCGAGCGAAGCAGCTTGTCCAGATAGTCCGCGGACAGGGTGTCGGGCACCTCAATGTGGACGGAGCCCTGATAGGCGTCGGGGCCGTAGTTGTGCAGCACCAGATCGTAGGCCCCGCTGATCTCGGGAAAGCCGGTGACGGTCTCCTTGATGTCCCGGGCCAGCTGAGCGTCCACCCGTTCGCCCAATATGCGGGAAAGGGTGTCGCGCAGCATTTCCAGTCCCGACTTGACTATGACCAGAGCGATGATGCCGCCGAGCCAGGCCTCGGTGGAGATGTGAAAGAGCACAAAGACCACGGCCGCCACCAGAGTGGACGCCGAAATGATGGAGTCCAGCTTGGCGTCTTCGCCGCTGTTGACCAGAGAGTCGGAGTTGACCCTCTTGCCCACGTTTTTCACGTAATGCCCCAGGACGATCTTCACCACCACGGCCACCGCCACGATGATCAGGCCCGTGGCGCTGTATTCGGGCTTGTCCGGAGCGATGATCTCCTTCACCGACTCCACAAAGGCCGTGATGCCCGCATACAATACCAGCAG
The window above is part of the Abditibacteriota bacterium genome. Proteins encoded here:
- a CDS encoding cation transporter — translated: MKDQSATHQISRDAVIVRTSVLGILANVFLAAFKAVVGLTSNSIAIVMDAVNNLSDAASSVITIVGTKLAGKQPDRQHPFGYGRIEYLSSMVISLLVLYAGITAFVESVKEIIAPDKPEYSATGLIIVAVAVVVKIVLGHYVKNVGKRVNSDSLVNSGEDAKLDSIISASTLVAAVVFVLFHISTEAWLGGIIALVIVKSGLEMLRDTLSRILGERVDAQLARDIKETVTGFPEISGAYDLVLHNYGPDAYQGSVHIEVPDTLSADYLDKLLRSVSMEVYHKHNVLLTAIGVYSVNTRDPEAAAAREKVTGIIMAHPHILQVHGFYIDKPEKIIRFDVIVSFDAPDRRQVYEEICRDVQAAYPDYELHVIMDTDFSEE